One Streptomyces sp. P9-A2 DNA window includes the following coding sequences:
- a CDS encoding alkaline phosphatase PhoX → MERRTFLRASAMGGAGAVLGGALWHSAAYAAPAQPGTGPYGTLGAADANGIRLPAGFTSRVIARSGQQVPGTSYTWHNAPDGGACYADGSGWIYVSNSEIDPSGGAGAVRFSATGAITGAYRILSGTRQNCAGGKTPWNTWLSCEEVDRGYVYETDPWGTKAAVRRDAMGRFKHEAAAADPVRKVVYLTEDVSDGCFYRFRPTTWGDLSSGTLEVLVAGSGTSGPVSWARVPDPSGATATRNQVSGAKRFNGGEGCHYANDTCWFTTKGDNRVWQYDAAAQTIELAYDDSLVTGGSAPLTGVDNVTGSSSGDLFVAEDGGNLEICVITPDDVVAPFLRVNGQSGSEITGPAFSPDGTRLYFSSQRGTSGSSSGGITYEVKGPFRT, encoded by the coding sequence GTGGAACGTCGTACCTTCCTTCGCGCGAGCGCCATGGGCGGCGCCGGCGCGGTCCTCGGCGGCGCGCTCTGGCACAGCGCCGCGTACGCGGCGCCCGCCCAGCCCGGTACGGGCCCGTACGGCACGCTCGGCGCGGCGGACGCCAACGGGATCCGACTGCCGGCCGGGTTCACCAGCAGGGTGATCGCCCGTTCCGGCCAGCAGGTCCCGGGCACCTCGTACACCTGGCACAACGCCCCCGACGGCGGCGCCTGTTACGCGGACGGCAGCGGCTGGATCTACGTCTCCAACTCGGAGATCGACCCCTCCGGCGGCGCGGGCGCCGTCCGCTTCTCGGCGACCGGCGCCATCACGGGCGCGTACCGCATCCTGTCCGGCACCCGGCAGAACTGCGCGGGCGGGAAGACCCCGTGGAACACCTGGCTGTCCTGCGAGGAGGTGGACCGCGGCTACGTCTACGAGACCGACCCGTGGGGGACGAAGGCGGCGGTCCGCCGGGACGCGATGGGCCGCTTCAAACACGAGGCGGCGGCCGCCGACCCGGTCCGCAAGGTCGTCTACCTGACCGAGGACGTCTCGGACGGCTGCTTCTACCGCTTCCGGCCGACCACTTGGGGCGACCTGTCCTCCGGCACGCTGGAGGTGCTGGTGGCGGGCAGCGGCACGAGCGGCCCGGTGAGCTGGGCGAGGGTCCCGGACCCGTCCGGGGCCACCGCGACCCGCAACCAGGTCTCCGGCGCCAAGCGCTTCAACGGCGGCGAGGGCTGCCACTACGCGAACGACACCTGCTGGTTCACCACCAAGGGCGACAACCGTGTCTGGCAGTACGACGCCGCCGCCCAGACCATCGAACTCGCCTACGACGACTCCCTGGTGACGGGCGGCTCCGCCCCCCTGACCGGCGTCGACAACGTCACCGGCTCCTCCTCGGGCGACCTGTTCGTGGCCGAGGACGGCGGCAACCTGGAGATCTGCGTCATCACCCCCGACGACGTCGTGGCCCCCTTCCTCCGGGTGAACGGCCAGTCCGGCTCGGAGATCACCGGCCCGGCCTTCTCCCCGGACGGCACCCGCCTGTACTTCTCCAGCCAGCGCGGCACGAGCGGCAGCTCGTCGGGCGGCATCACGTACGAGGTGAAGGGCCCGTTCCGCACGTAA
- a CDS encoding excalibur calcium-binding domain-containing protein, whose translation MNLSCKSTAVTVAALALATLPVTTAVAHEGAFKNCDQAYAAGHSNIPAGSEHYGKHLDRDGDGIGCDQAPADFVPVGDRDKGKDTGSGSASDTGTEAGTGAENTDTTGQGGTDLAETGGNSATPYLAAGGAAVVLAGGGVLFAARRRRSTD comes from the coding sequence GTGAACCTGTCCTGCAAGTCCACCGCCGTGACCGTCGCCGCGCTCGCACTGGCCACGCTGCCCGTCACCACCGCCGTGGCCCATGAGGGCGCGTTCAAGAACTGCGACCAGGCGTACGCCGCCGGGCACTCCAACATCCCCGCGGGCAGCGAGCACTACGGCAAGCACCTGGACCGCGACGGCGACGGCATCGGCTGCGACCAGGCGCCGGCGGACTTCGTCCCCGTCGGCGACAGGGACAAGGGCAAGGACACCGGCTCGGGCTCCGCCTCAGACACCGGCACGGAGGCCGGGACAGGGGCGGAGAACACCGACACCACCGGACAGGGCGGCACCGACCTCGCCGAGACCGGCGGCAACAGCGCCACCCCGTACCTCGCGGCCGGCGGCGCGGCCGTCGTCCTGGCCGGCGGCGGTGTGCTGTTCGCGGCCCGCCGGCGCCGCAGCACCGACTGA
- a CDS encoding DUF7919 family protein, whose translation MARYPDLTPYSYSESDREMLNVGWLARWRGYPRGIVDERVVDALKVLSATYDNQMRGIHHCAFCGTDRPVVLGGPTLDTEVWLGSAEIRVRGADGTLYAAPNLVIHYITEHQYRPPEEFCRAVARTVGIETVGPLTLAD comes from the coding sequence ATGGCCCGCTACCCCGACTTGACGCCGTACTCCTACAGCGAGTCGGACCGCGAGATGCTCAACGTCGGCTGGTTGGCCCGGTGGCGTGGCTACCCCAGAGGGATCGTCGACGAGCGTGTAGTGGACGCGTTGAAGGTCCTCAGCGCCACCTATGACAACCAGATGCGAGGCATCCACCACTGCGCGTTCTGCGGCACCGACCGGCCTGTTGTCCTCGGCGGGCCCACCTTGGACACCGAGGTGTGGCTCGGATCGGCGGAGATCCGGGTGCGGGGAGCGGACGGCACGCTCTACGCCGCACCCAACCTGGTGATCCACTACATCACGGAGCATCAGTACCGCCCACCCGAAGAATTCTGCCGCGCGGTGGCCAGGACGGTGGGAATCGAAACGGTCGGGCCCTTGACCCTGGCCGATTGA
- a CDS encoding ArsR/SmtB family transcription factor, whose translation MNEPQEPQGPQVRNLDARSLRGLAHPLRMRLLDALRLGGPATASQLAAELGESSGATSYHLRRLAAHGFIEDAPEHGKGRERWWKAVHQGLRFDDALLSDVNPDVRGAADLYLHEVATAQTRDLSTWLGNRPTWPEEWNRTWDMSSATLRLTPELTRELVEKMHALVETYRDRAADEDDADTAQVRIHTHAFPLTTD comes from the coding sequence ATGAACGAGCCCCAGGAACCGCAGGGCCCGCAGGTCCGCAATCTCGACGCCCGCTCCCTGCGCGGGCTCGCGCACCCGCTGCGCATGCGGCTGCTGGACGCCCTGCGCCTCGGCGGTCCGGCCACCGCGTCCCAGCTCGCCGCGGAACTGGGCGAGTCGAGCGGCGCGACCAGCTACCACCTGCGCCGGCTCGCCGCGCACGGCTTCATCGAGGACGCCCCCGAGCACGGCAAGGGCAGGGAGCGGTGGTGGAAGGCGGTCCATCAGGGCCTGCGCTTCGACGACGCGCTGCTCTCCGACGTCAACCCTGACGTACGCGGGGCTGCCGACCTGTACCTCCACGAAGTCGCGACCGCCCAGACCCGGGACCTGTCGACCTGGCTCGGCAACCGCCCGACCTGGCCGGAGGAGTGGAACCGGACCTGGGACATGAGCAGCGCGACGCTGCGGCTGACGCCCGAACTGACCCGGGAGCTCGTCGAGAAGATGCACGCCCTCGTCGAGACCTACCGTGACCGGGCCGCTGACGAGGACGACGCCGACACCGCCCAGGTGCGCATCCACACCCACGCCTTCCCTCTCACCACGGACTGA
- the ppdK gene encoding pyruvate, phosphate dikinase, with protein sequence MSENKDPHVGQQGHRVEDVKFVYDFTEGNKDLKDLLGGKGANLAEMTNLGLPVPPGFTITTEACKVYLESGTEPAALRDEVSAHLDALEATMGKKLGQSDDPLLVSVRSGAKFSMPGMMDTVLNIGLSDKSVQGLAKQAGDDRFAWDSYRRLIQMFGKTVLGIDGELFEDALDAAKAAKKVTVDTELEAADLKKLVTKFKKIVKTEAGRDFPQDPREQMDLAIHAVFDSWNTDRAKLYRRQERIPHDLGTAVNVCSMVFGNLGPDSGTGVAFTRDPASGHQGVYGDYLQNAQGEDVVAGIRNTVPLAELERIDKKSYDQLMQIMETLENHYRDLCDIEFTIERGQLWMLQTRVGKRTAGAAFRIATQLVDQGLIDEAEALIRVTGAQLAQLMFPRFDEDAKVAKVGRGIAASPGAAVGKAVFDSYTAVKWSRSGEKVILVRRETNPDDLDGMIAAEGILTSRGGKTSHAAVVARGMGKTCVCGAEELEVDTKRRRMTVPGGHVVEEGDLISIDGSTGKVYLGEVPVVPSPVVEYFEGRMHPGADDADELVEAVHRMMAFADRKRRLRVRANADNAEDALRARRFGAQGIGLCRTEHMFLGDRRELVERLILADTQDEREECLKALLPLQRKDFVELFEGMDGLPVTVRLLDPPLHEFLPDITELSVRVALAESRQEPHENELRLLQAVHRLHEQNPMLGLRGVRLGLVIPGLFTMQVRAIAEAAAERRAAKGDPRAEIMIPLVGTVQELEIVREEADQVIAEVEEATGTKLKLAIGTMIELPRAALTAGQIAEAAEFFSFGTNDLTQTVWGFSRDDVEASFFTAYLEKGIFGVSPFETIDRDGVGSLVKLAVEAGRATRPGLKLGVCGEHGGDPESVHFFHEVGLDYVSCSPFRIPVARLEAGRAAVTSKGSDHR encoded by the coding sequence GTGTCGGAAAACAAAGATCCCCACGTAGGCCAGCAGGGTCACCGCGTTGAGGACGTGAAGTTCGTCTACGACTTCACCGAGGGCAACAAGGATCTCAAGGACCTTCTCGGCGGAAAAGGTGCGAACCTCGCCGAGATGACCAATCTGGGCCTCCCCGTCCCTCCGGGCTTCACCATCACCACGGAAGCCTGCAAGGTCTACCTGGAGAGCGGTACGGAGCCGGCGGCACTGCGTGACGAGGTGAGTGCGCACCTCGACGCCCTCGAAGCGACGATGGGCAAGAAGCTGGGCCAGAGCGACGACCCTCTCCTCGTGTCGGTCCGCTCCGGAGCCAAGTTCTCCATGCCGGGCATGATGGACACCGTCCTGAACATCGGCCTCTCCGACAAGTCCGTGCAGGGACTGGCCAAGCAGGCCGGCGACGACCGCTTCGCCTGGGACTCCTACCGGCGCCTCATCCAGATGTTCGGCAAGACCGTCCTCGGCATCGACGGCGAACTGTTCGAGGACGCGCTGGACGCGGCGAAGGCGGCCAAGAAGGTCACGGTCGACACCGAGCTGGAGGCCGCCGACCTCAAGAAACTCGTCACCAAGTTCAAGAAGATCGTCAAGACCGAGGCCGGCCGGGACTTCCCGCAGGACCCGCGTGAGCAGATGGACCTCGCCATCCACGCCGTCTTCGACTCCTGGAACACCGACCGGGCCAAGCTCTACCGCCGCCAGGAGCGCATCCCGCACGACCTGGGCACGGCCGTCAACGTCTGCTCCATGGTCTTCGGCAACCTCGGCCCCGATTCCGGCACCGGTGTGGCCTTCACCCGCGACCCCGCCTCCGGCCACCAGGGCGTCTACGGCGACTACCTGCAGAACGCCCAGGGCGAGGACGTGGTCGCGGGCATCCGCAACACCGTGCCGCTCGCCGAGCTGGAGCGGATCGACAAGAAGTCGTACGACCAGCTGATGCAGATCATGGAGACGCTGGAGAACCACTACAGGGATCTCTGCGACATCGAGTTCACCATCGAGCGCGGCCAGCTGTGGATGCTCCAGACCCGCGTCGGCAAGCGCACCGCGGGCGCGGCCTTCCGCATCGCCACCCAGCTCGTCGACCAGGGGCTGATCGACGAGGCCGAGGCGCTCATCCGCGTCACCGGCGCGCAGCTCGCCCAGCTGATGTTCCCGCGCTTCGACGAGGACGCGAAGGTCGCGAAGGTCGGGCGCGGCATCGCGGCCTCCCCGGGCGCGGCGGTCGGCAAGGCGGTCTTCGACTCGTACACGGCCGTCAAGTGGTCCCGCTCCGGCGAGAAGGTCATCCTGGTCCGCCGCGAGACCAACCCCGACGACCTGGACGGCATGATCGCCGCCGAGGGCATCCTCACCTCCCGCGGCGGCAAGACCTCGCACGCCGCCGTCGTCGCCCGCGGCATGGGCAAGACCTGTGTGTGCGGCGCCGAGGAGCTCGAGGTCGACACCAAGCGCCGCCGGATGACCGTCCCCGGCGGGCACGTCGTCGAGGAAGGCGACCTGATCTCCATCGACGGCTCCACCGGCAAGGTCTACCTCGGCGAGGTCCCGGTCGTGCCGTCCCCGGTCGTGGAGTACTTCGAGGGCCGGATGCACCCGGGCGCCGACGACGCCGACGAGCTGGTCGAGGCCGTCCACCGGATGATGGCCTTCGCCGACCGCAAGCGCCGGCTGCGCGTGCGCGCCAACGCCGACAACGCCGAGGACGCGCTGCGCGCCCGCCGCTTCGGCGCCCAGGGCATCGGCCTGTGCCGCACCGAGCACATGTTCCTCGGCGACCGGCGTGAACTGGTGGAACGGCTGATCCTGGCCGACACCCAGGACGAGCGCGAGGAGTGCCTCAAGGCGCTGCTGCCGCTCCAGCGGAAGGACTTCGTCGAGCTGTTCGAGGGGATGGACGGCCTCCCGGTCACCGTCCGGCTCCTCGACCCGCCGCTGCACGAGTTCCTGCCCGACATCACCGAACTGTCGGTCCGCGTGGCCCTCGCGGAGTCCCGCCAGGAGCCGCACGAGAACGAACTGCGCCTCCTGCAGGCCGTGCACCGGCTGCACGAGCAGAACCCGATGCTGGGCCTGCGCGGCGTCCGGCTCGGCCTGGTCATCCCCGGCCTGTTCACCATGCAGGTACGGGCCATCGCCGAGGCGGCGGCCGAGCGCCGGGCGGCCAAGGGCGACCCGCGCGCCGAGATCATGATCCCGCTGGTCGGCACGGTCCAGGAGCTGGAGATCGTCCGCGAGGAGGCCGACCAGGTCATCGCGGAGGTCGAGGAGGCCACCGGCACGAAGCTGAAGCTCGCCATCGGCACGATGATCGAACTGCCGCGCGCCGCCCTGACCGCCGGCCAGATCGCCGAAGCCGCCGAGTTCTTCTCCTTCGGCACCAACGACCTCACCCAGACGGTGTGGGGCTTCAGCCGGGACGACGTGGAGGCCAGCTTCTTCACCGCGTACCTGGAGAAGGGCATCTTCGGCGTCTCCCCGTTCGAGACCATCGACCGGGACGGCGTCGGCTCCCTCGTGAAGCTCGCCGTCGAGGCCGGCCGCGCCACCCGCCCCGGCCTCAAGCTCGGCGTCTGCGGCGAGCACGGCGGCGACCCGGAGTCCGTCCACTTCTTCCACGAGGTGGGCCTGGACTACGTCTCCTGCTCCCCGTTCCGCATCCCGGTCGCCCGCCTGGAGGCCGGCCGCGCGGCGGTCACCTCGAAGGGCAGCGACCACCGCTGA
- a CDS encoding CDP-alcohol phosphatidyltransferase has product MPVFTRLRRPTRTTEPVRTTETTEPVGTAEENPRGEGHPPSPPPAEEKTEEGRGEEEETPKNLALRTLRTLRARCAPRTLRTRCARLRDEHPRAARAARWTLHGLAAALIVGALLLPNTAGALRPSRFTRIPAEAIIGAVLLLALPRRPRIVVAALYGAGIAVLTVLNVLDIGFNEYLGRGFNVVLDWGLLDDAQHYVEDSMGGATATAAGVGAVVLALLLVAVMALAAVRLGNLLARHRTRAGRGALIAGTVWITCSALGLQISGVPVASDRAAAALKVQSKRVRDTLRDEAAFEKVARTDPFAGTPSGRLLPDLRGKDVLITFIESYGRTALEDPVIAPGVTGTLDAGTESLAKAGFEARSGWLTSSTFGGSSWLGHSTALSGLWIDNQQRYRTATASDRLTLTKAFGKSGAWDTVGVVPGVQKGWPEAKWFGLDKVYNAFRLGYQGPKFSWSTMPDQYTLEAFQRLEHGKKRDGGKNLMAEIILTSSHQPWAPLPEMVGWDELGDGSVFGPIQKAGKEPGTLMTDATKSRQEYGRSVEYSVTALTQWLERYGTDDTVLVFLGDHQPIARVSGLRASRDVPVTIVAKDPKVLDKVADWNWTEGLRPDEEAPVWRMDAFRNRFLKAYGSVPHPAGG; this is encoded by the coding sequence GTGCCCGTCTTCACACGCCTGCGCCGACCGACCCGCACGACCGAACCGGTCCGTACGACCGAGACGACCGAACCGGTCGGGACAGCCGAAGAGAACCCCCGGGGAGAAGGGCACCCGCCCTCGCCCCCGCCCGCGGAGGAAAAGACGGAAGAAGGGCGTGGGGAAGAGGAAGAGACCCCTAAGAATCTCGCCCTCCGCACCCTCCGCACCCTCCGTGCCCGCTGCGCCCCGCGTACCCTCCGCACCCGCTGTGCCCGCCTGCGCGACGAGCACCCCCGCGCCGCGCGTGCCGCCCGCTGGACGCTGCACGGCCTCGCCGCCGCGCTGATCGTCGGCGCGCTCCTGCTGCCGAACACCGCCGGCGCCCTGCGCCCCAGCCGGTTCACCCGGATTCCGGCCGAGGCGATCATCGGCGCGGTGCTGCTGCTCGCCCTGCCGCGCCGCCCGCGGATCGTCGTGGCCGCGCTGTACGGGGCCGGTATCGCCGTACTGACCGTGCTGAACGTGCTGGACATCGGCTTCAACGAATATCTGGGCCGCGGCTTCAACGTGGTGCTCGACTGGGGGCTGCTCGACGACGCGCAGCACTACGTCGAGGACTCGATGGGCGGCGCCACAGCCACCGCCGCCGGCGTCGGCGCGGTCGTCCTCGCCCTGCTCCTGGTGGCCGTCATGGCACTCGCCGCGGTCCGGCTGGGCAACCTGCTGGCCCGGCACCGTACGCGGGCCGGCCGGGGCGCGCTGATCGCGGGCACCGTGTGGATCACCTGTAGCGCCCTCGGCCTGCAGATATCCGGGGTGCCGGTCGCCTCCGACCGGGCGGCGGCCGCGCTGAAGGTGCAGAGCAAGCGCGTGCGGGACACACTGCGCGACGAGGCGGCGTTCGAGAAGGTGGCGCGCACGGACCCGTTCGCGGGCACTCCGTCCGGCCGGCTCCTGCCCGACCTGCGCGGCAAGGACGTCCTCATCACGTTCATCGAGAGTTACGGCCGGACCGCCCTGGAGGACCCGGTGATCGCCCCCGGTGTCACCGGCACCCTGGACGCCGGCACCGAGTCACTCGCGAAGGCGGGGTTCGAGGCGCGCAGCGGCTGGCTGACGTCGTCGACGTTCGGCGGCAGCAGCTGGCTCGGCCACTCGACGGCGCTGTCCGGGCTGTGGATCGACAACCAGCAGCGCTACCGCACCGCCACCGCGAGCGACCGCCTCACGCTCACCAAGGCGTTCGGGAAGTCCGGGGCCTGGGACACCGTCGGAGTCGTTCCCGGTGTCCAGAAGGGCTGGCCCGAGGCGAAGTGGTTCGGCCTCGACAAGGTCTACAACGCCTTCCGTCTGGGCTACCAGGGACCGAAGTTCAGCTGGTCGACCATGCCCGACCAATACACGCTCGAGGCCTTCCAGCGCCTGGAGCACGGCAAGAAGCGCGACGGGGGCAAGAACCTGATGGCGGAGATCATCCTGACCTCCAGCCACCAGCCCTGGGCGCCCCTTCCCGAGATGGTCGGCTGGGACGAACTCGGCGACGGTTCCGTCTTCGGTCCCATCCAGAAGGCGGGCAAGGAACCCGGCACCCTCATGACGGACGCCACCAAGTCCCGACAGGAGTACGGCAGGTCGGTCGAGTACTCGGTGACCGCCCTCACCCAGTGGCTGGAGCGCTACGGCACCGACGACACCGTCCTCGTCTTCCTCGGCGACCACCAGCCCATCGCCCGGGTCAGCGGTCTGCGGGCGAGCCGGGACGTGCCGGTGACGATCGTCGCCAAGGACCCGAAGGTGCTGGACAAGGTCGCCGACTGGAACTGGACGGAGGGGCTCAGGCCGGACGAGGAAGCGCCCGTGTGGCGCATGGACGCCTTCCGGAACCGCTTCCTGAAGGCCTACGGATCCGTCCCGCACCCCGCCGGAGGCTGA
- the dusB gene encoding tRNA dihydrouridine synthase DusB, with amino-acid sequence MRDNGGMSTPPSAPNPAATSDPAPASAPAPSDLTIGPYTVSPPVVLAPMAGITNAPFRTLCREFSGGKGLFVSEMITTRALVERNEKTMQLITFDASETPRSIQLYGVDPVTVGKAVRMIVEEDLADHIDLNFGCPVPKVTRKGGGSALPYKRNLLRSILREAVAGAGDLPVTIKMRKGIDDDHLTYLDAGRIAVEEGVSAVALHGRTTAQHYGGTADWDAIARLKEHVPEIPVLGNGDIWSADDALRMVRETGCDGVVVGRGCLGRPWLFADLVASFEGRDDFRRPALREVADVMVRHATLLGEWIGDEARGVIDFRKHVAWYLKGFAVGSEMRRRLAITSSLEALRAGLDELDLDQPWPDGADGPRGRTSGNNRVALPDGWLKDPYACADVGADAELDTSGG; translated from the coding sequence ATGCGGGACAATGGGGGAATGTCCACGCCCCCCTCCGCCCCGAACCCGGCCGCGACGTCGGACCCCGCCCCGGCCTCCGCCCCGGCCCCCTCGGATCTGACGATCGGCCCGTACACGGTCTCGCCGCCCGTCGTGCTGGCCCCCATGGCCGGGATCACCAACGCGCCCTTCCGCACGCTCTGCAGAGAGTTCAGCGGCGGCAAGGGGCTGTTCGTCAGCGAGATGATCACCACCCGGGCGCTGGTCGAACGCAACGAGAAGACCATGCAGCTGATCACGTTCGACGCGAGCGAGACACCGCGCTCGATCCAGCTGTACGGCGTCGACCCGGTGACCGTCGGCAAGGCCGTCCGCATGATCGTCGAGGAGGACCTCGCCGACCACATCGACCTCAACTTCGGCTGCCCGGTACCGAAGGTGACCCGCAAGGGCGGCGGCTCGGCCCTGCCCTACAAGCGCAACCTGCTGCGCTCCATCCTGCGCGAAGCGGTCGCCGGCGCCGGGGACCTGCCGGTCACGATCAAGATGCGCAAGGGCATCGACGACGACCACCTGACCTACCTGGACGCCGGCCGCATCGCCGTCGAGGAGGGCGTGAGCGCCGTCGCCCTGCACGGCCGCACCACCGCCCAGCACTACGGCGGCACCGCCGACTGGGACGCCATCGCCCGGCTCAAGGAGCACGTGCCGGAGATCCCCGTGCTCGGCAACGGCGACATCTGGTCCGCCGACGACGCGCTGCGGATGGTGCGCGAGACCGGCTGCGACGGGGTCGTGGTGGGGCGCGGCTGCCTGGGACGGCCGTGGCTGTTCGCCGACCTGGTCGCCTCCTTCGAGGGCCGGGACGACTTCCGCCGGCCCGCGTTGCGCGAGGTCGCCGACGTCATGGTCCGGCACGCCACCCTGCTCGGCGAGTGGATCGGCGACGAGGCCCGCGGAGTGATCGACTTCCGCAAGCACGTCGCCTGGTACCTGAAGGGCTTCGCGGTCGGCTCCGAGATGCGCAGGCGGCTCGCGATCACCTCCTCCCTCGAGGCCCTGCGGGCCGGGCTGGACGAGCTGGACCTGGACCAGCCCTGGCCGGACGGCGCGGACGGTCCCCGCGGCCGCACGTCCGGCAACAACCGGGTGGCGCTGCCGGACGGCTGGCTGAAGGACCCGTACGCGTGCGCGGACGTCGGCGCGGACGCCGAACTCGACACGTCCGGCGGCTGA
- a CDS encoding MFS transporter, with protein sequence MSDLSPRRRLLVLAICCMSLLLVSLDNTVLNVALPSLQKDLDASTSGLQWTIDAYTLVLASLLMLAGSTADRIGRRRVFTAGLVVFTLGSLLCSLAPNLDALVAFRMVQAVGGSMLNPVAMSIITNTFTEPRERARAIGAWGAVVGLSMAAGPLVGGLLVDSVGWRSIFWINLPVGLAALVLTLRFVPESRAPKARRADPVGQLLVITLFGSLTYAIIEAPHAPLSTTALFGALVLASLITLLRYESRRHEPLIDLRFFRSAPFSGATVIAVSAFASLGGFLFLSTLYLQNVRGLSALEAGLWMLPMALPTFLCAPLSGRLVGTRGPRLPLLIAGGAMTAAGLLFALFEAETSDATLVAGYVLFGVGFGFVNAPITDTAVSGMPRAQAGVASAVASTSRQLGQALGVAVIGAVLAAGVGSSSFADGFVEASRPGWWILTACGLAVLVVGAATSGRWARATARRTAERLESAEIREAAGADA encoded by the coding sequence ATGTCCGATCTCAGCCCGCGCCGACGTCTCCTCGTGCTCGCGATCTGCTGCATGAGCCTGCTCCTCGTGAGTCTGGACAACACGGTCCTGAACGTCGCCCTGCCGTCGCTCCAGAAGGACCTGGACGCGAGCACCTCGGGTCTGCAGTGGACCATCGACGCGTACACCCTCGTTCTGGCGTCGCTGCTGATGCTCGCCGGCTCCACGGCCGACCGGATCGGCCGCAGGCGGGTCTTCACCGCGGGCCTGGTCGTCTTCACCCTCGGCTCGCTGCTGTGCTCGCTCGCGCCGAACCTGGACGCACTGGTCGCCTTCCGCATGGTGCAGGCGGTGGGCGGTTCGATGCTCAACCCGGTCGCCATGTCGATCATCACCAACACCTTCACCGAACCCCGCGAGCGCGCCCGCGCGATCGGCGCGTGGGGCGCGGTCGTCGGCCTGTCGATGGCGGCGGGACCTCTGGTCGGGGGCCTGCTGGTGGACTCCGTCGGCTGGCGCTCCATCTTCTGGATCAACCTGCCGGTGGGCCTCGCCGCCCTCGTCCTCACCCTGCGCTTCGTCCCGGAGTCCCGGGCGCCGAAGGCCCGCCGCGCCGACCCGGTGGGCCAGCTGCTGGTCATCACCCTGTTCGGCTCACTGACGTACGCGATCATCGAGGCGCCGCACGCGCCGCTCTCCACCACGGCCCTCTTCGGCGCCCTCGTGCTCGCCTCCCTGATCACCCTGCTCCGCTACGAGTCCCGGCGCCACGAACCCCTCATCGACCTGCGCTTCTTCCGCTCGGCACCGTTCAGCGGGGCCACCGTGATCGCGGTGAGCGCGTTCGCCTCACTCGGCGGGTTCCTGTTCCTGTCGACGCTCTATCTGCAGAATGTGCGGGGCCTGAGTGCCCTGGAGGCGGGGCTGTGGATGCTCCCCATGGCCCTGCCGACGTTCCTGTGCGCCCCGCTCTCCGGCCGGCTGGTCGGCACCCGGGGGCCCCGGCTGCCGCTGCTGATCGCGGGCGGCGCGATGACGGCGGCCGGGCTCCTGTTCGCCCTCTTCGAGGCCGAGACGTCCGACGCCACGCTGGTCGCCGGGTACGTCCTGTTCGGTGTCGGCTTCGGCTTCGTCAACGCGCCCATCACCGACACCGCCGTCTCCGGCATGCCCCGCGCCCAGGCCGGGGTGGCCTCGGCGGTGGCCTCCACCAGCCGGCAGCTGGGCCAGGCGCTCGGCGTCGCGGTCATCGGCGCGGTGCTGGCGGCCGGGGTGGGCTCCTCGTCGTTCGCGGACGGCTTCGTGGAGGCTTCCCGGCCCGGCTGGTGGATCCTCACCGCGTGCGGGCTCGCGGTGCTGGTGGTGGGCGCGGCGACCTCGGGCCGCTGGGCCCGCGCGACCGCGCGGCGGACGGCCGAGCGGCTGGAGTCGGCGGAGATCCGCGAGGCGGCCGGCGCGGACGCGTAG